One window of the Onychostoma macrolepis isolate SWU-2019 chromosome 21, ASM1243209v1, whole genome shotgun sequence genome contains the following:
- the LOC131528463 gene encoding formin-binding protein 1 isoform X6: MVEEKMGGCWSQTKDQFDNLEKHTQWGIDFVEKYTKFVKERSEIELNYARQIRNLSKKYQPKKKEEDENKYTWCRAFHSTLNELNDYAGQHELIAENMMSQIIAELTRYAQEVKTERKSHFHDGRKAQQQIEASWKQLESCKRKFERDCKEADRAQQYFEKMDADINVTKADVEKARQQAQMRHQMASDSKNEYSSYLQKFNQEQNEHYYTIIPNVFQKIQAMEEKRIERMGESLKTFAEVDRQILPIIGKCLDGITQVAESIEPKNDSSQVIESYKSGFEPPGDVEFEDYGQAMKRTVSETSLTNSRSDNKADRSSKGKSKTLWPFIKKNKLMSLLTSPVPRQPPPDPPSPSAVTPDPCPTPQTPKQSKEPLSHRFNDLMTSKPKMHCLRSLRRGLSLKLLSLNAHVRNLIEGSNPEDFSHLPPEQRRKKLQAKIDDINKDIQKEMDQRDALTKMKEVYIKNPQMGDPNSVDPRLAEIAHNIEKLQAEAQKFEGWLAEVEGRMPVKSDPPRRTSTLYETQNSTPPTTNNNNCAQDRESSPDGSYTEEPSSEVQSKVQPETAESGDEFDDPDEEMLPTIGTCKALYPFEGVNEGTISVTEGELLYVIEEDKGDGWTRVRRNEEEEGYVPTSYVEVFLDSNAKDS; encoded by the exons ATGGTTGAAGAGAAAATGGGGGGATGCTGGAGTCAAACGAAG GATCAGTTTGATAACCTGGAAAAGCACACGCAGTGGGGAATCGACTTTGTGGAAAAATACACCAAATTTGTGAAGGAAAGGTCTGAGATCGAGCTTAACTATGCAAGACAGATCAG GAATCTGTCCAAGAAATACCAGCCTAAGAagaaagaggaagatgagaatAA GTACACATGGTGTCGCGCGTTTCATTCGACGCTAAACGAGCTGAACGATTACGCCGGACAGCATGAGCTCATCGCAGAGAACATGATGTCGCAGATCATCGCCGAACTCACACGATACGCACAGGAAGTCAAAACAGAGAGGAAATCG CATTTCCATGATGGACGGAAGGCACAGCAACAGATTGAAGCCAGTTGGAAACAGCTGGAATCG TGTAAGAGGAAGTTTGAGCGGGACTGTAAAGAAGCAGATCGAGCCCAGCAATACTTTGAGAAGATGGACGCAGACATCAATGTGACAAAAGCAGACGTGGAGAAG gCACGGCAGCAGGCTCAGATGAGACACCAGATGGCTTCTGACAGCAAGAATGAATATTCCTCATACCTGCAGAAGTTCAACCAGGAACAGAACGAACATTATTACACCATCATCCCTAATGTTTTCCAg AAGATCCAGGCGATGGAGGAGAAGAGGATAGAGCGAATGGGCGAGTCGCTGAAGACGTTTGCAGAGGTCGACCGACAGATTCTGCCTATCATCGGGAAATGCCTGGATGGAATAACACAAGTGGCCGAGTCCATCGAACCCAAGAAT GACTCCTCTCAGGTCATAGAGTCGTATAAGTCTGGGTTCGAGCCTCCTGGCGATGTGGAGTTTGAAGACTACGGTCAGGCGATGAAGAGGACGGTGTCTGAGACCAGCCTCACTAACTCACGCTCGGACAACAAAGCGGACCGTTCCAGCAAGGGCAAGAGCAAAACTCTCTGGCCTTTCATTAAGAAAAACAAG CTTATGTCCCTGTTAACGTCCCCCGTACCTCGCCAGCCCCCCCCTGACCCTCCCTCACCTTCTGCTGTGACCCCTGACCCCTGCCCCACTCCCCAGACCCCCAAACAGTCCAAGGAGCCCCTGTCCCACCGATTCAACGACCTCATGACCTCCAAGCCCAAAATGCACTGCCTCAGGAGCCTCCGGCGCGGG CTCTCTCTAAAGCTG CTCTCACTCAATGCCCACGTGCGGAACCTTATTGAG GGTTCGAATCCTGAGGACTTTAGTCATCTTCCTCCAGAGCAGAGAAGGAAGAAGCTTCAGGCGAAGATTGACGACATCAATAAAGACATACAGAAAGAGATGGACCAGAG AGATGCTTTGACTAAAATGAAGGAAGTATACATAAAGAACCCACAGATGGGGGATCCCAACAGCGTGGACCCTCGGTTAGCAGAGATTGCCCACAACATTGAGAAACTGCAGGCGGAGGCTCAGAAATTCGAG ggcTGGTTAGCGGAGGTCGAAGGAAGGATGCCAGTAAAGAGTGACCCTCCACGGAGGACGAGTACCCTGTACGAGACCCAAAACAGCACACCACCcaccaccaacaacaacaactgcgCACAGGATAGAGAGAG CAGTCCGGATGGCAGTTATACAGAGGAACCGAGTTCTGAGGTCCAGAGTAAAGTCCAGCCTGAAACAGCGGAGTCTGGAGATGAATTTGATGACCCAGATGAAGAAATGCTGCCCACGATCGGCACCTGCAAAGCCCTCTACCCGTTTGAAG GTGTTAATGAAGGCACCATCTCAGTAACGGAGGGTGAGCTCTTGTATGTAATAGAGGAAGACAAAGGTGACGGATGGACGCGTGTTAGAAGAAACGAGGAAGAGGAGGGTTACGTCCCCACATCCTACGTCGAGGTCTTTCTGGACTCCAACGCCAAAG
- the LOC131528463 gene encoding formin-binding protein 1 isoform X7: MVEEKMGGCWSQTKDQFDNLEKHTQWGIDFVEKYTKFVKERSEIELNYARQIRNLSKKYQPKKKEEDENKYTWCRAFHSTLNELNDYAGQHELIAENMMSQIIAELTRYAQEVKTERKSHFHDGRKAQQQIEASWKQLESCKRKFERDCKEADRAQQYFEKMDADINVTKADVEKARQQAQMRHQMASDSKNEYSSYLQKFNQEQNEHYYTIIPNVFQKIQAMEEKRIERMGESLKTFAEVDRQILPIIGKCLDGITQVAESIEPKNDSSQVIESYKSGFEPPGDVEFEDYGQAMKRTVSETSLTNSRSDNKADRSSKGKSKTLWPFIKKNKLMSLLTSPVPRQPPPDPPSPSAVTPDPCPTPQTPKQSKEPLSHRFNDLMTSKPKMHCLRSLRRGLSLKLGSNPEDFSHLPPEQRRKKLQAKIDDINKDIQKEMDQRDALTKMKEVYIKNPQMGDPNSVDPRLAEIAHNIEKLQAEAQKFEGWLAEVEGRMPVKSDPPRRTSTLYETQNSTPPTTNNNNCAQDRESPDGSYTEEPSSEVQSKVQPETAESGDEFDDPDEEMLPTIGTCKALYPFEGVNEGTISVTEGELLYVIEEDKGDGWTRVRRNEEEEGYVPTSYVEVFLDSNAKDVFSWRRVFLSEDS, from the exons ATGGTTGAAGAGAAAATGGGGGGATGCTGGAGTCAAACGAAG GATCAGTTTGATAACCTGGAAAAGCACACGCAGTGGGGAATCGACTTTGTGGAAAAATACACCAAATTTGTGAAGGAAAGGTCTGAGATCGAGCTTAACTATGCAAGACAGATCAG GAATCTGTCCAAGAAATACCAGCCTAAGAagaaagaggaagatgagaatAA GTACACATGGTGTCGCGCGTTTCATTCGACGCTAAACGAGCTGAACGATTACGCCGGACAGCATGAGCTCATCGCAGAGAACATGATGTCGCAGATCATCGCCGAACTCACACGATACGCACAGGAAGTCAAAACAGAGAGGAAATCG CATTTCCATGATGGACGGAAGGCACAGCAACAGATTGAAGCCAGTTGGAAACAGCTGGAATCG TGTAAGAGGAAGTTTGAGCGGGACTGTAAAGAAGCAGATCGAGCCCAGCAATACTTTGAGAAGATGGACGCAGACATCAATGTGACAAAAGCAGACGTGGAGAAG gCACGGCAGCAGGCTCAGATGAGACACCAGATGGCTTCTGACAGCAAGAATGAATATTCCTCATACCTGCAGAAGTTCAACCAGGAACAGAACGAACATTATTACACCATCATCCCTAATGTTTTCCAg AAGATCCAGGCGATGGAGGAGAAGAGGATAGAGCGAATGGGCGAGTCGCTGAAGACGTTTGCAGAGGTCGACCGACAGATTCTGCCTATCATCGGGAAATGCCTGGATGGAATAACACAAGTGGCCGAGTCCATCGAACCCAAGAAT GACTCCTCTCAGGTCATAGAGTCGTATAAGTCTGGGTTCGAGCCTCCTGGCGATGTGGAGTTTGAAGACTACGGTCAGGCGATGAAGAGGACGGTGTCTGAGACCAGCCTCACTAACTCACGCTCGGACAACAAAGCGGACCGTTCCAGCAAGGGCAAGAGCAAAACTCTCTGGCCTTTCATTAAGAAAAACAAG CTTATGTCCCTGTTAACGTCCCCCGTACCTCGCCAGCCCCCCCCTGACCCTCCCTCACCTTCTGCTGTGACCCCTGACCCCTGCCCCACTCCCCAGACCCCCAAACAGTCCAAGGAGCCCCTGTCCCACCGATTCAACGACCTCATGACCTCCAAGCCCAAAATGCACTGCCTCAGGAGCCTCCGGCGCGGG CTCTCTCTAAAGCTG GGTTCGAATCCTGAGGACTTTAGTCATCTTCCTCCAGAGCAGAGAAGGAAGAAGCTTCAGGCGAAGATTGACGACATCAATAAAGACATACAGAAAGAGATGGACCAGAG AGATGCTTTGACTAAAATGAAGGAAGTATACATAAAGAACCCACAGATGGGGGATCCCAACAGCGTGGACCCTCGGTTAGCAGAGATTGCCCACAACATTGAGAAACTGCAGGCGGAGGCTCAGAAATTCGAG ggcTGGTTAGCGGAGGTCGAAGGAAGGATGCCAGTAAAGAGTGACCCTCCACGGAGGACGAGTACCCTGTACGAGACCCAAAACAGCACACCACCcaccaccaacaacaacaactgcgCACAGGATAGAGAGAG TCCGGATGGCAGTTATACAGAGGAACCGAGTTCTGAGGTCCAGAGTAAAGTCCAGCCTGAAACAGCGGAGTCTGGAGATGAATTTGATGACCCAGATGAAGAAATGCTGCCCACGATCGGCACCTGCAAAGCCCTCTACCCGTTTGAAG GTGTTAATGAAGGCACCATCTCAGTAACGGAGGGTGAGCTCTTGTATGTAATAGAGGAAGACAAAGGTGACGGATGGACGCGTGTTAGAAGAAACGAGGAAGAGGAGGGTTACGTCCCCACATCCTACGTCGAGGTCTTTCTGGACTCCAACGCCAAAG ATGTGTTTTCCTGGAGAAGGGTTTTTCTTTCTGAGG
- the LOC131528463 gene encoding formin-binding protein 1 isoform X10 encodes MVEEKMGGCWSQTKDQFDNLEKHTQWGIDFVEKYTKFVKERSEIELNYARQIRNLSKKYQPKKKEEDENKYTWCRAFHSTLNELNDYAGQHELIAENMMSQIIAELTRYAQEVKTERKSHFHDGRKAQQQIEASWKQLESCKRKFERDCKEADRAQQYFEKMDADINVTKADVEKARQQAQMRHQMASDSKNEYSSYLQKFNQEQNEHYYTIIPNVFQKIQAMEEKRIERMGESLKTFAEVDRQILPIIGKCLDGITQVAESIEPKNDSSQVIESYKSGFEPPGDVEFEDYGQAMKRTVSETSLTNSRSDNKADRSSKGKSKTLWPFIKKNKTPKQSKEPLSHRFNDLMTSKPKMHCLRSLRRGLSLKLGSNPEDFSHLPPEQRRKKLQAKIDDINKDIQKEMDQRDALTKMKEVYIKNPQMGDPNSVDPRLAEIAHNIEKLQAEAQKFEGWLAEVEGRMPVKSDPPRRTSTLYETQNSTPPTTNNNNCAQDRESPDGSYTEEPSSEVQSKVQPETAESGDEFDDPDEEMLPTIGTCKALYPFEGVNEGTISVTEGELLYVIEEDKGDGWTRVRRNEEEEGYVPTSYVEVFLDSNAKGAITYI; translated from the exons ATGGTTGAAGAGAAAATGGGGGGATGCTGGAGTCAAACGAAG GATCAGTTTGATAACCTGGAAAAGCACACGCAGTGGGGAATCGACTTTGTGGAAAAATACACCAAATTTGTGAAGGAAAGGTCTGAGATCGAGCTTAACTATGCAAGACAGATCAG GAATCTGTCCAAGAAATACCAGCCTAAGAagaaagaggaagatgagaatAA GTACACATGGTGTCGCGCGTTTCATTCGACGCTAAACGAGCTGAACGATTACGCCGGACAGCATGAGCTCATCGCAGAGAACATGATGTCGCAGATCATCGCCGAACTCACACGATACGCACAGGAAGTCAAAACAGAGAGGAAATCG CATTTCCATGATGGACGGAAGGCACAGCAACAGATTGAAGCCAGTTGGAAACAGCTGGAATCG TGTAAGAGGAAGTTTGAGCGGGACTGTAAAGAAGCAGATCGAGCCCAGCAATACTTTGAGAAGATGGACGCAGACATCAATGTGACAAAAGCAGACGTGGAGAAG gCACGGCAGCAGGCTCAGATGAGACACCAGATGGCTTCTGACAGCAAGAATGAATATTCCTCATACCTGCAGAAGTTCAACCAGGAACAGAACGAACATTATTACACCATCATCCCTAATGTTTTCCAg AAGATCCAGGCGATGGAGGAGAAGAGGATAGAGCGAATGGGCGAGTCGCTGAAGACGTTTGCAGAGGTCGACCGACAGATTCTGCCTATCATCGGGAAATGCCTGGATGGAATAACACAAGTGGCCGAGTCCATCGAACCCAAGAAT GACTCCTCTCAGGTCATAGAGTCGTATAAGTCTGGGTTCGAGCCTCCTGGCGATGTGGAGTTTGAAGACTACGGTCAGGCGATGAAGAGGACGGTGTCTGAGACCAGCCTCACTAACTCACGCTCGGACAACAAAGCGGACCGTTCCAGCAAGGGCAAGAGCAAAACTCTCTGGCCTTTCATTAAGAAAAACAAG ACCCCCAAACAGTCCAAGGAGCCCCTGTCCCACCGATTCAACGACCTCATGACCTCCAAGCCCAAAATGCACTGCCTCAGGAGCCTCCGGCGCGGG CTCTCTCTAAAGCTG GGTTCGAATCCTGAGGACTTTAGTCATCTTCCTCCAGAGCAGAGAAGGAAGAAGCTTCAGGCGAAGATTGACGACATCAATAAAGACATACAGAAAGAGATGGACCAGAG AGATGCTTTGACTAAAATGAAGGAAGTATACATAAAGAACCCACAGATGGGGGATCCCAACAGCGTGGACCCTCGGTTAGCAGAGATTGCCCACAACATTGAGAAACTGCAGGCGGAGGCTCAGAAATTCGAG ggcTGGTTAGCGGAGGTCGAAGGAAGGATGCCAGTAAAGAGTGACCCTCCACGGAGGACGAGTACCCTGTACGAGACCCAAAACAGCACACCACCcaccaccaacaacaacaactgcgCACAGGATAGAGAGAG TCCGGATGGCAGTTATACAGAGGAACCGAGTTCTGAGGTCCAGAGTAAAGTCCAGCCTGAAACAGCGGAGTCTGGAGATGAATTTGATGACCCAGATGAAGAAATGCTGCCCACGATCGGCACCTGCAAAGCCCTCTACCCGTTTGAAG GTGTTAATGAAGGCACCATCTCAGTAACGGAGGGTGAGCTCTTGTATGTAATAGAGGAAGACAAAGGTGACGGATGGACGCGTGTTAGAAGAAACGAGGAAGAGGAGGGTTACGTCCCCACATCCTACGTCGAGGTCTTTCTGGACTCCAACGCCAAAGGTGCCATAACCTACATATGA
- the LOC131528463 gene encoding formin-binding protein 1 homolog isoform X15, which translates to MVEEKMGGCWSQTKDQFDNLEKHTQWGIDFVEKYTKFVKERSEIELNYARQIRNLSKKYQPKKKEEDENKYTWCRAFHSTLNELNDYAGQHELIAENMMSQIIAELTRYAQEVKTERKSHFHDGRKAQQQIEASWKQLESCKRKFERDCKEADRAQQYFEKMDADINVTKADVEKARQQAQMRHQMASDSKNEYSSYLQKFNQEQNEHYYTIIPNVFQKIQAMEEKRIERMGESLKTFAEVDRQILPIIGKCLDGITQVAESIEPKNDSSQVIESYKSGFEPPGDVEFEDYGQAMKRTVSETSLTNSRSDNKADRSSKGKSKTLWPFIKKNKLSLKLGSNPEDFSHLPPEQRRKKLQAKIDDINKDIQKEMDQRDALTKMKEVYIKNPQMGDPNSVDPRLAEIAHNIEKLQAEAQKFEGWLAEVEGRMPVKSDPPRRTSTLYETQNSTPPTTNNNNCAQDRESPDGSYTEEPSSEVQSKVQPETAESGDEFDDPDEEMLPTIGTCKALYPFEGVNEGTISVTEGELLYVIEEDKGDGWTRVRRNEEEEGYVPTSYVEVFLDSNAKGAITYI; encoded by the exons ATGGTTGAAGAGAAAATGGGGGGATGCTGGAGTCAAACGAAG GATCAGTTTGATAACCTGGAAAAGCACACGCAGTGGGGAATCGACTTTGTGGAAAAATACACCAAATTTGTGAAGGAAAGGTCTGAGATCGAGCTTAACTATGCAAGACAGATCAG GAATCTGTCCAAGAAATACCAGCCTAAGAagaaagaggaagatgagaatAA GTACACATGGTGTCGCGCGTTTCATTCGACGCTAAACGAGCTGAACGATTACGCCGGACAGCATGAGCTCATCGCAGAGAACATGATGTCGCAGATCATCGCCGAACTCACACGATACGCACAGGAAGTCAAAACAGAGAGGAAATCG CATTTCCATGATGGACGGAAGGCACAGCAACAGATTGAAGCCAGTTGGAAACAGCTGGAATCG TGTAAGAGGAAGTTTGAGCGGGACTGTAAAGAAGCAGATCGAGCCCAGCAATACTTTGAGAAGATGGACGCAGACATCAATGTGACAAAAGCAGACGTGGAGAAG gCACGGCAGCAGGCTCAGATGAGACACCAGATGGCTTCTGACAGCAAGAATGAATATTCCTCATACCTGCAGAAGTTCAACCAGGAACAGAACGAACATTATTACACCATCATCCCTAATGTTTTCCAg AAGATCCAGGCGATGGAGGAGAAGAGGATAGAGCGAATGGGCGAGTCGCTGAAGACGTTTGCAGAGGTCGACCGACAGATTCTGCCTATCATCGGGAAATGCCTGGATGGAATAACACAAGTGGCCGAGTCCATCGAACCCAAGAAT GACTCCTCTCAGGTCATAGAGTCGTATAAGTCTGGGTTCGAGCCTCCTGGCGATGTGGAGTTTGAAGACTACGGTCAGGCGATGAAGAGGACGGTGTCTGAGACCAGCCTCACTAACTCACGCTCGGACAACAAAGCGGACCGTTCCAGCAAGGGCAAGAGCAAAACTCTCTGGCCTTTCATTAAGAAAAACAAG CTCTCTCTAAAGCTG GGTTCGAATCCTGAGGACTTTAGTCATCTTCCTCCAGAGCAGAGAAGGAAGAAGCTTCAGGCGAAGATTGACGACATCAATAAAGACATACAGAAAGAGATGGACCAGAG AGATGCTTTGACTAAAATGAAGGAAGTATACATAAAGAACCCACAGATGGGGGATCCCAACAGCGTGGACCCTCGGTTAGCAGAGATTGCCCACAACATTGAGAAACTGCAGGCGGAGGCTCAGAAATTCGAG ggcTGGTTAGCGGAGGTCGAAGGAAGGATGCCAGTAAAGAGTGACCCTCCACGGAGGACGAGTACCCTGTACGAGACCCAAAACAGCACACCACCcaccaccaacaacaacaactgcgCACAGGATAGAGAGAG TCCGGATGGCAGTTATACAGAGGAACCGAGTTCTGAGGTCCAGAGTAAAGTCCAGCCTGAAACAGCGGAGTCTGGAGATGAATTTGATGACCCAGATGAAGAAATGCTGCCCACGATCGGCACCTGCAAAGCCCTCTACCCGTTTGAAG GTGTTAATGAAGGCACCATCTCAGTAACGGAGGGTGAGCTCTTGTATGTAATAGAGGAAGACAAAGGTGACGGATGGACGCGTGTTAGAAGAAACGAGGAAGAGGAGGGTTACGTCCCCACATCCTACGTCGAGGTCTTTCTGGACTCCAACGCCAAAGGTGCCATAACCTACATATGA
- the LOC131528463 gene encoding formin-binding protein 1 isoform X3, which produces MVEEKMGGCWSQTKDQFDNLEKHTQWGIDFVEKYTKFVKERSEIELNYARQIRNLSKKYQPKKKEEDENKYTWCRAFHSTLNELNDYAGQHELIAENMMSQIIAELTRYAQEVKTERKSHFHDGRKAQQQIEASWKQLESCKRKFERDCKEADRAQQYFEKMDADINVTKADVEKARQQAQMRHQMASDSKNEYSSYLQKFNQEQNEHYYTIIPNVFQKIQAMEEKRIERMGESLKTFAEVDRQILPIIGKCLDGITQVAESIEPKNDSSQVIESYKSGFEPPGDVEFEDYGQAMKRTVSETSLTNSRSDNKADRSSKGKSKTLWPFIKKNKLMSLLTSPVPRQPPPDPPSPSAVTPDPCPTPQTPKQSKEPLSHRFNDLMTSKPKMHCLRSLRRGLSLNAHVRNLIEGSNPEDFSHLPPEQRRKKLQAKIDDINKDIQKEMDQRDALTKMKEVYIKNPQMGDPNSVDPRLAEIAHNIEKLQAEAQKFEGWLAEVEGRMPVKSDPPRRTSTLYETQNSTPPTTNNNNCAQDRESSPDGSYTEEPSSEVQSKVQPETAESGDEFDDPDEEMLPTIGTCKALYPFEGVNEGTISVTEGELLYVIEEDKGDGWTRVRRNEEEEGYVPTSYVEVFLDSNAKDVFSWRRVFLSEDS; this is translated from the exons ATGGTTGAAGAGAAAATGGGGGGATGCTGGAGTCAAACGAAG GATCAGTTTGATAACCTGGAAAAGCACACGCAGTGGGGAATCGACTTTGTGGAAAAATACACCAAATTTGTGAAGGAAAGGTCTGAGATCGAGCTTAACTATGCAAGACAGATCAG GAATCTGTCCAAGAAATACCAGCCTAAGAagaaagaggaagatgagaatAA GTACACATGGTGTCGCGCGTTTCATTCGACGCTAAACGAGCTGAACGATTACGCCGGACAGCATGAGCTCATCGCAGAGAACATGATGTCGCAGATCATCGCCGAACTCACACGATACGCACAGGAAGTCAAAACAGAGAGGAAATCG CATTTCCATGATGGACGGAAGGCACAGCAACAGATTGAAGCCAGTTGGAAACAGCTGGAATCG TGTAAGAGGAAGTTTGAGCGGGACTGTAAAGAAGCAGATCGAGCCCAGCAATACTTTGAGAAGATGGACGCAGACATCAATGTGACAAAAGCAGACGTGGAGAAG gCACGGCAGCAGGCTCAGATGAGACACCAGATGGCTTCTGACAGCAAGAATGAATATTCCTCATACCTGCAGAAGTTCAACCAGGAACAGAACGAACATTATTACACCATCATCCCTAATGTTTTCCAg AAGATCCAGGCGATGGAGGAGAAGAGGATAGAGCGAATGGGCGAGTCGCTGAAGACGTTTGCAGAGGTCGACCGACAGATTCTGCCTATCATCGGGAAATGCCTGGATGGAATAACACAAGTGGCCGAGTCCATCGAACCCAAGAAT GACTCCTCTCAGGTCATAGAGTCGTATAAGTCTGGGTTCGAGCCTCCTGGCGATGTGGAGTTTGAAGACTACGGTCAGGCGATGAAGAGGACGGTGTCTGAGACCAGCCTCACTAACTCACGCTCGGACAACAAAGCGGACCGTTCCAGCAAGGGCAAGAGCAAAACTCTCTGGCCTTTCATTAAGAAAAACAAG CTTATGTCCCTGTTAACGTCCCCCGTACCTCGCCAGCCCCCCCCTGACCCTCCCTCACCTTCTGCTGTGACCCCTGACCCCTGCCCCACTCCCCAGACCCCCAAACAGTCCAAGGAGCCCCTGTCCCACCGATTCAACGACCTCATGACCTCCAAGCCCAAAATGCACTGCCTCAGGAGCCTCCGGCGCGGG CTCTCACTCAATGCCCACGTGCGGAACCTTATTGAG GGTTCGAATCCTGAGGACTTTAGTCATCTTCCTCCAGAGCAGAGAAGGAAGAAGCTTCAGGCGAAGATTGACGACATCAATAAAGACATACAGAAAGAGATGGACCAGAG AGATGCTTTGACTAAAATGAAGGAAGTATACATAAAGAACCCACAGATGGGGGATCCCAACAGCGTGGACCCTCGGTTAGCAGAGATTGCCCACAACATTGAGAAACTGCAGGCGGAGGCTCAGAAATTCGAG ggcTGGTTAGCGGAGGTCGAAGGAAGGATGCCAGTAAAGAGTGACCCTCCACGGAGGACGAGTACCCTGTACGAGACCCAAAACAGCACACCACCcaccaccaacaacaacaactgcgCACAGGATAGAGAGAG CAGTCCGGATGGCAGTTATACAGAGGAACCGAGTTCTGAGGTCCAGAGTAAAGTCCAGCCTGAAACAGCGGAGTCTGGAGATGAATTTGATGACCCAGATGAAGAAATGCTGCCCACGATCGGCACCTGCAAAGCCCTCTACCCGTTTGAAG GTGTTAATGAAGGCACCATCTCAGTAACGGAGGGTGAGCTCTTGTATGTAATAGAGGAAGACAAAGGTGACGGATGGACGCGTGTTAGAAGAAACGAGGAAGAGGAGGGTTACGTCCCCACATCCTACGTCGAGGTCTTTCTGGACTCCAACGCCAAAG ATGTGTTTTCCTGGAGAAGGGTTTTTCTTTCTGAGG